The Methyloprofundus sedimenti genome contains the following window.
GTGGGCTATTTTTAGCCGCTGTAAAACTATCTGCAGTGACATAATAAATTTTATCCTGCCCCTCTTGCATACGACCGATATAATCTTCGAAAGACACGTCTTGTGTATCAGTATTCGCATGAGTTGAAGCAAAACGTAAAAGCTTGGCTACACGCTCTTTGTTTTTATGATCTTCAATTGGCCCTTCTTTGATCACATTACCAAATTGCGCCCAGAAAGTAGCGTATTTTTCTTTATCGTTTGTAGCGATCCCTTCCAATAAACCCAGGACTTTTTTAACTGCGCCTGCTTTGATCGTGCTGATTTTTTTGCTTTGTTGCAAAATTTCACGTGATACGTTGAGTGGCAATGAATCCGTATCAATCACACCACGAATAAAACGCAAATAACGCGGCATTAATTGCTCTGCATCGTCCATAATAAATACTTTACGCACATAAAGTTTTACACCATGCTTTGCATCTCTATCCCACATATCAAAGGGTGCGCGTGCAGGAACATACAACAACATTGTGTATTCGTTAGTGCCTTCTACCTTACTGTGTACGTGAGCCAAAGGATCCTGGAAATCATGTCCTACATGCTTGTAAAATTCGTTATAGGCTTCGTCATCTAATTCATCTTTGGATTTAGTCCATAATGCAGAAGCACTGTTAATCGTTTCGTCTTCAACTTTTGCAGGCTCTGTTTCATTGCCTTCTTCATCAGTCACAGCAGGAATTTCTTTCGCCATCACAATAGGTAAAGAAATATGATCAGAGAATTTTTTAACGATAGAACTTAAGCGGTAGTCATTCAGGAATTCTTTTTCAGATTCTTTTAAATGCAAGATAATATCCGTACCACGACTTGTTTTTTCTACTGTTTCCAGTGTGTACTCACCTTCACCAGTTGATTCCCACAGCGTTGCTTCCTGGCTACCTGCTTTACGCGTAATCAAGGTTACCTTATCAGCAACAATAAACGCAGAGTAAAAACCCACACCAAATTGACCAATCAATTCACTGTCTTTTGCCTGATCGCCGGTTAGTGCATCAAAAAACTGTTTAGTACCTGATTTTGCAATAGTTCCGATATGCTCTTGCACTTCTTCGCGCGTCATACCAATACCGTTATCACTTACTGTGATTGTATTTGCATCGTTATCAAACGCAATACGAATTTTTAAATCGCTATCACCTTCATACAGGCCATCATTAGAAAGTGCTTCAAAGCGCAGTTTATCAGCCGCATCGGATGCATTAGAAATCAATTCACGCAAAAAAATCTCTTTATTACTATACAAAGAGTGAATCATTAAATGTAATAAATGCTTTACTTCAGTTTGAAATCCTAGCGTTTCTTTTTTAGCTTCAACGGTCAT
Protein-coding sequences here:
- the htpG gene encoding molecular chaperone HtpG, encoding MTVEAKKETLGFQTEVKHLLHLMIHSLYSNKEIFLRELISNASDAADKLRFEALSNDGLYEGDSDLKIRIAFDNDANTITVSDNGIGMTREEVQEHIGTIAKSGTKQFFDALTGDQAKDSELIGQFGVGFYSAFIVADKVTLITRKAGSQEATLWESTGEGEYTLETVEKTSRGTDIILHLKESEKEFLNDYRLSSIVKKFSDHISLPIVMAKEIPAVTDEEGNETEPAKVEDETINSASALWTKSKDELDDEAYNEFYKHVGHDFQDPLAHVHSKVEGTNEYTMLLYVPARAPFDMWDRDAKHGVKLYVRKVFIMDDAEQLMPRYLRFIRGVIDTDSLPLNVSREILQQSKKISTIKAGAVKKVLGLLEGIATNDKEKYATFWAQFGNVIKEGPIEDHKNKERVAKLLRFASTHANTDTQDVSFEDYIGRMQEGQDKIYYVTADSFTAAKNSPHLEIFRKKGIEVLLLSDRVDEWLVSNLNDFDGKVLQSVAKGQLDLDKFDTEEDKKEQEETSKDFESVITQIKDVLKDKVSEVRISHRLTASPSCLVTEQDAMSLNMERIMKEAGQDMNMFGMGATKPVFEINPEHALVLRLKEEQDDTRFADLTRILFDQAVLSEGGQLDDPAEFVHNLNGLLQGLLK